In a single window of the Acinetobacter tibetensis genome:
- a CDS encoding sulfate ABC transporter substrate-binding protein: MRFSTLKLGVVAALISITAVHASAKDFLNVSYDPTRELYEDFNKQFGQYWKSRTGQDINFKQSHGGSGKQARAIIDGLDADVVTLALAADIDAIADKTSLLPKDWQKKFPQNSTPYTSTIVFLVRKGNPKGIKDWGDLVKPGVDIITPNPKTSGGARWNYLGAWAWAKHKYGSDAKAQEFVRQIYKQTKVLDSGARGATTTFAERGIGDVLLAWENEAYLAVREQPGKFEIITPSLSILAEPPVAIVEKNAQKDGNLNLAKGYLNFLYSPQGQEIAAKNYYRPRNASVLKKYSTTFKPLKLVTIDKEFGGWSKVQKQHFDNGGIFDQIVKINSAK, from the coding sequence ATGCGTTTTTCTACACTTAAACTCGGGGTGGTTGCTGCACTAATTTCAATTACAGCAGTACATGCTTCGGCAAAAGATTTCCTGAACGTGTCTTATGATCCGACACGTGAACTCTATGAAGACTTTAACAAACAGTTTGGACAATATTGGAAAAGCCGCACAGGTCAAGACATTAATTTTAAACAATCTCATGGCGGTTCAGGAAAACAGGCACGTGCCATAATTGATGGCTTAGATGCCGACGTTGTTACGTTGGCTTTGGCAGCCGATATTGATGCGATTGCAGACAAAACTAGCCTCCTCCCGAAAGACTGGCAAAAGAAATTCCCACAAAACTCGACACCTTATACTTCAACTATCGTGTTTTTGGTTCGTAAAGGCAACCCTAAAGGAATCAAAGATTGGGGCGATTTGGTTAAGCCAGGTGTAGATATTATTACACCTAACCCAAAAACCTCTGGTGGCGCACGTTGGAACTATTTAGGGGCATGGGCATGGGCTAAACACAAATATGGTTCTGATGCCAAAGCACAAGAGTTTGTTCGTCAAATTTATAAACAAACCAAAGTACTCGACTCAGGTGCCCGTGGTGCCACAACAACTTTTGCTGAGCGCGGGATCGGAGATGTATTACTGGCTTGGGAAAATGAAGCTTACCTCGCTGTACGTGAACAACCAGGTAAATTCGAGATTATCACACCATCTTTATCTATTTTAGCGGAACCTCCCGTTGCGATTGTTGAAAAGAACGCACAAAAAGATGGCAATTTAAATCTTGCGAAAGGTTATCTGAACTTTCTGTATTCACCTCAGGGACAAGAGATCGCAGCGAAGAACTATTACCGTCCACGTAATGCAAGCGTACTGAAAAAATATTCAACAACCTTCAAACCATTAAAACTGGTCACAATTGATAAAGAATTTGGTGGTTGGAGCAAAGTGCAAAAACAGCATTTTGACAACGGCGGTATTTTCGATCAAATCGTGAAAATCAATAGCGCAAAATAA
- the pabC gene encoding aminodeoxychorismate lyase, which yields MLCFKNAQEVRNVTLLDRAFHYGDGCFTTARIVNNQIELESLHYARLLLACERLSLHANLDLIAETLVKMQQGFGQLNGTLKVVISRGDGQRGYSLPDHIADVWVFFYPQAVDTFHYQKIQSGILQRVMGLSMPNLVGIKTLNRLEQVMLKQEADQQGWLEALVLDVQGSVVEGISSNCFFRINDTWITPELRYNGVHGVMRAEILRRMQQQGIPCEQRLVKSEQIVDIQSLFFCNALQPMKIATVLDQQTLMVEPCIELFNTLELNQIA from the coding sequence ATGCTTTGTTTTAAGAATGCACAGGAAGTTAGGAACGTCACATTGCTTGATCGTGCTTTTCATTATGGCGATGGCTGCTTTACGACTGCACGAATTGTGAATAATCAAATTGAGCTGGAAAGCTTACATTACGCACGGTTACTGTTGGCATGTGAGCGTTTATCACTTCATGCAAATTTAGATTTGATTGCTGAAACTTTAGTAAAAATGCAACAAGGTTTTGGACAGCTAAATGGGACTTTAAAAGTTGTCATTAGCCGTGGGGACGGACAACGCGGTTATAGTCTGCCCGATCATATTGCCGACGTCTGGGTGTTCTTCTATCCGCAAGCTGTCGACACATTTCATTACCAGAAAATTCAGTCGGGTATCTTGCAGCGTGTTATGGGGTTGAGTATGCCAAACTTGGTTGGCATAAAAACTTTAAACCGTTTAGAACAGGTCATGCTTAAACAAGAAGCCGATCAACAGGGGTGGCTAGAGGCTTTGGTGTTGGATGTACAAGGCTCAGTTGTTGAAGGGATAAGCAGTAATTGTTTCTTTCGCATAAATGACACATGGATTACCCCTGAACTTCGTTATAATGGCGTGCATGGTGTCATGCGTGCTGAAATTCTTCGTCGTATGCAGCAGCAAGGTATTCCATGCGAACAACGTTTGGTGAAATCGGAACAGATAGTAGATATACAAAGCCTATTTTTCTGTAATGCCTTGCAGCCCATGAAAATTGCCACAGTGTTAGATCAGCAAACATTAATGGTTGAACCCTGTATTGAACTTTTTAATACCCTAGAATTGAATCAGATAGCCTAA
- the mltG gene encoding endolytic transglycosylase MltG gives MSSKPKPKKKPAKKGKPTATFSAKKWGIFIGLFLVVVIGILWSSLFKTYPVEGKKQLLAIGQGDSYSGLIDRLSKENKIHFPIILKLYQKIMIHESLKAGVYEIDQGMSVRQVLEFISNAENAQMNRVLVIEGTTFKQLVEQLQQNPMVKKEVSNLPQAEMLQALNIPFSHPEGLFAPDTYFFNKGESDKKILTDLYRRQMKSLDQAWENRAPNLPYKDKYEALIMASIIEKETSLDSELQQVSGVFVRRLQQGMRLQTDPTVIYGMGDRYKGNITRQDLRTPTAYNTYTMSGLPPTPIALPSKKAIEAAMHPDDSNTIYFVATGNGGHKFSATLDEHNRAVKEYLSVLKSKQE, from the coding sequence ATGAGCAGTAAACCAAAACCGAAAAAAAAGCCTGCTAAAAAAGGCAAGCCAACAGCAACATTCTCCGCTAAAAAATGGGGAATTTTTATTGGGCTATTTCTAGTTGTTGTGATAGGTATTCTTTGGTCGAGTTTATTTAAGACCTATCCAGTTGAAGGGAAAAAACAGCTTTTAGCCATTGGTCAGGGGGATAGTTACTCAGGTTTGATTGATCGGCTATCGAAAGAAAATAAGATTCATTTTCCGATCATTTTAAAGCTTTATCAAAAAATCATGATTCACGAGAGCTTAAAAGCGGGTGTTTATGAAATTGATCAGGGGATGAGTGTACGTCAGGTTTTGGAGTTTATTTCCAATGCTGAAAATGCGCAGATGAATCGTGTTTTGGTCATTGAAGGCACAACCTTTAAACAACTGGTAGAGCAATTACAACAAAATCCAATGGTGAAAAAAGAGGTTTCAAACTTGCCTCAGGCTGAAATGTTGCAAGCCTTGAATATTCCTTTTTCACATCCTGAAGGTTTATTTGCACCAGATACCTATTTCTTTAATAAGGGTGAATCGGACAAGAAAATTTTGACAGACTTGTACCGCCGTCAAATGAAAAGTCTCGATCAGGCTTGGGAAAATCGTGCTCCGAATCTACCCTATAAAGATAAATATGAAGCGCTGATTATGGCGTCGATTATTGAAAAAGAGACCAGTTTGGACAGTGAATTACAGCAAGTTTCTGGTGTCTTTGTACGCCGTTTGCAACAGGGTATGCGTTTACAAACCGATCCAACCGTCATTTACGGAATGGGAGATCGCTATAAAGGCAATATTACCCGCCAAGATTTAAGAACACCGACTGCTTATAACACTTACACCATGAGTGGTTTACCCCCAACGCCTATTGCTTTACCAAGTAAAAAGGCGATTGAGGCAGCAATGCATCCAGATGACTCCAACACGATTTATTTTGTTGCCACGGGGAATGGTGGTCATAAATTTAGCGCAACCTTGGACGAGCATAATCGTGCTGTCAAAGAATATTTATCCGTATTAAAGTCGAAGCAGGAGTGA
- the tmk gene encoding dTMP kinase produces MFISFEGTEGVGKTTLIRKIHEHFQQQGKDVVLTREPGGTSMAEQIRSLLLAVNHDELMSNDTELLLIYAARAQHLQQVIVPALQAGKTVLCDRFTDASFAYQCSGRGLDQTKLNLLNDHFVSHMPNITFWLDAPIETGMARARERGALDRFEQEKVSFFEKVRAGYQTLWEQQPERMKRLDATQTPEQVFAQALSYLV; encoded by the coding sequence ATGTTTATTAGTTTTGAAGGCACAGAAGGTGTCGGGAAAACCACTCTCATTCGTAAAATTCATGAGCATTTTCAACAGCAAGGCAAAGATGTTGTGCTGACGCGTGAGCCAGGCGGAACGTCAATGGCTGAGCAAATCCGTAGTCTACTTCTTGCCGTGAATCATGATGAATTAATGTCAAATGATACGGAATTATTGTTGATTTATGCCGCGCGTGCGCAGCATTTACAACAAGTCATTGTCCCAGCCTTGCAAGCAGGTAAAACTGTTTTATGCGACCGTTTTACCGATGCAAGTTTTGCTTATCAATGTTCAGGACGTGGCTTGGATCAAACCAAATTAAATTTATTAAACGATCATTTCGTTTCTCATATGCCGAATATCACTTTTTGGCTTGATGCTCCAATTGAAACTGGGATGGCGCGTGCACGGGAACGTGGTGCTTTAGATCGTTTTGAGCAAGAGAAAGTCAGCTTTTTTGAAAAGGTTCGTGCAGGTTATCAAACGCTTTGGGAACAACAACCTGAGCGTATGAAACGTTTAGACGCAACGCAGACACCAGAACAAGTTTTTGCCCAAGCTTTGTCATATTTGGTGTAA
- a CDS encoding PaaI family thioesterase — MQSKQAEIIQFLMQHFPQSLEKCEIESITERAATVIYHIDDRDLRPGGTVSGPTMMTVADYALYIAILGEIGIVGLTVTTNLNINFLRKPAASQDLRGVCKLIKVGKALIVGEVWIYSMNEDEPVAHVTGTYSVPPPRIPSNIE, encoded by the coding sequence ATGCAAAGTAAACAAGCTGAAATTATTCAGTTTTTGATGCAACATTTTCCGCAAAGTTTGGAAAAATGTGAGATCGAATCCATTACGGAACGGGCAGCAACAGTCATTTATCATATTGATGATCGAGATTTGCGTCCTGGTGGTACGGTTTCGGGACCCACCATGATGACGGTTGCAGATTATGCCTTGTATATTGCAATACTGGGTGAAATTGGGATTGTCGGGCTAACGGTTACCACCAATTTGAACATTAATTTTTTACGAAAACCCGCTGCTTCGCAAGACCTGCGTGGTGTATGTAAACTGATAAAAGTAGGCAAAGCCCTTATTGTGGGAGAGGTCTGGATCTATTCAATGAATGAAGATGAACCAGTAGCACATGTGACAGGAACATATTCAGTACCACCACCGCGAATTCCATCAAATATTGAGTAA
- the nadB gene encoding L-aspartate oxidase, producing the protein MEMSNLSSTHQFDVIIVGSGGAGLSLALSLPHHFNIAVLAKSTLTDASTYYAQGGVAAVLDETDSIQQHIDDTMIAGAHLCELDAVKQTVEGGKPSVDFLLNNGVQFTLDEQSQLHLTREGGHSQRRIIHAADATGRAISTTLVQRAQEKDNITIFENFIAIDLITSQKLGLDEAHNRALGLYALDEKTEQVHTFLAPFTALACGGAMKAYLYTSNPDIATGDGIAMAYRAGCRVANMEFNQFHPTCLYHPQARSFLITEAMRGEGAYLRLPDGERFMLRFDERAELAPRDIVARAIDYEIKRLGIRHVWLDITHKPEAFVKEHFPTLYARLLELGIDITKEMIPVVPAAHYTCGGVVVDEHSQTDIHGLYAIGETSYTGLHGANRMASNSLLECFVYGMSAATHIQSHYVENYSSPQVPEWDDSQVMNPDEDVVILQNWDELRQTMWNYVGIVRTTKRLQRALHRIEMLKREITEYYEDYQVSKNLIELRNLVLVSEMIVRCAMERKESRGLHFTLDYPELAPELRKTVLTPPNFQVETPLVNAE; encoded by the coding sequence ATGGAAATGTCTAATTTAAGCTCAACGCATCAATTTGATGTGATTATTGTGGGCAGTGGTGGCGCAGGTTTAAGTTTAGCACTGTCATTACCTCATCATTTCAACATTGCAGTTTTAGCAAAATCAACCCTTACAGATGCCAGCACTTATTATGCACAAGGCGGGGTTGCCGCTGTTCTGGATGAAACGGATTCCATTCAACAGCATATTGATGACACCATGATTGCAGGCGCACATTTATGTGAACTTGATGCAGTCAAACAAACCGTTGAAGGCGGTAAACCTTCTGTAGATTTCCTGCTTAATAATGGCGTGCAGTTCACTTTAGATGAACAATCGCAGTTACATTTAACCCGTGAAGGCGGTCATTCACAACGTCGTATTATTCACGCAGCCGATGCAACAGGGCGTGCAATTTCGACCACGTTGGTACAACGTGCGCAAGAAAAAGACAATATTACGATTTTTGAAAATTTTATCGCGATAGATTTAATTACTTCGCAAAAACTTGGTCTCGACGAAGCGCATAATCGTGCCCTTGGTCTATACGCACTCGATGAAAAAACTGAACAAGTCCATACTTTCTTAGCGCCATTTACTGCTTTGGCTTGTGGCGGAGCAATGAAAGCTTATCTGTATACCTCGAATCCGGACATCGCGACTGGTGATGGGATTGCCATGGCCTATCGTGCAGGGTGCCGCGTGGCAAATATGGAATTTAACCAATTCCATCCTACTTGCTTATACCACCCACAAGCCCGCTCATTCCTTATCACTGAAGCGATGCGTGGTGAAGGAGCTTATTTAAGATTGCCTGATGGCGAGCGTTTCATGCTGCGTTTTGATGAACGTGCTGAACTGGCACCACGCGATATTGTGGCCCGCGCCATTGACTATGAAATCAAGCGTTTAGGGATTCGTCATGTCTGGTTAGACATTACACATAAACCTGAAGCCTTCGTAAAAGAACATTTCCCAACGTTGTATGCTCGTCTACTCGAATTGGGCATTGATATTACTAAGGAAATGATTCCTGTGGTGCCTGCTGCACATTACACTTGTGGTGGCGTGGTGGTTGATGAGCATAGCCAAACTGACATCCACGGTTTATACGCGATTGGTGAAACTTCCTATACAGGTCTACATGGCGCCAACCGTATGGCGAGTAACTCCCTGCTCGAATGCTTCGTCTACGGCATGAGTGCTGCTACACATATTCAATCACATTATGTTGAAAACTATAGCTCGCCTCAAGTTCCAGAATGGGATGACTCGCAAGTTATGAATCCCGATGAAGATGTCGTCATTTTGCAGAACTGGGATGAATTACGTCAAACCATGTGGAACTATGTGGGCATTGTCCGTACCACCAAACGCTTACAGCGCGCCTTACACCGTATTGAAATGCTCAAGCGTGAAATCACGGAATATTATGAAGACTATCAGGTCAGTAAAAACCTGATTGAACTGCGTAACTTGGTATTGGTCTCTGAAATGATTGTTCGTTGTGCAATGGAACGCAAAGAATCTCGCGGGCTACATTTCACTTTAGACTATCCTGAATTGGCGCCAGAACTACGTAAAACTGTACTCACGCCGCCAAACTTTCAAGTTGAAACACCTTTGGTGAATGCTGAATAA
- a CDS encoding Do family serine endopeptidase: MKSGYLQKGMYAAVFTMVAVQTQAAPAVDFSNLVEQVSPAVVSVNVVKKMTQEEIMQQQVPEILRRFFGNQVIIPQQQVPQEKTAYGSAFFISKDGYLLTNHHVVENASKVTIMMNDRRELDATVIGSDERTDVALLKVKGTQFPALTTGNVDQLKVGEPVLAIGSPFGFDYSASAGIVSAKMRNMMGETSVPFIQTDVALNPGNSGGPLFNQRGEVVGVNSRIFSGTGGYMGLSFSIPIDVAMDIADQLKKNGKVTRSYLGVMMQDIDRNLAESYNLPKPEGALITDVTPNSPAAKAGLKAGDIVLKYNGAAISRTSELLNYLNRSVPNQTIQLEILRDDKTRNISATLTTAPDDTPAKAEQDAENAGPKIGVAIRDLSPSELAQLNIKGGVLIQDVMRGGVAFQARILPGDVITQLNNTSINNSKEFIKTVSGLKKDSIVRVSLIREGQRAILGMRI; this comes from the coding sequence ATGAAAAGTGGCTATTTACAAAAAGGAATGTATGCTGCGGTTTTTACAATGGTGGCAGTACAAACTCAAGCCGCACCAGCAGTGGATTTTTCAAATTTAGTTGAGCAAGTTAGTCCTGCGGTTGTGAGCGTGAATGTGGTCAAAAAAATGACCCAAGAAGAAATTATGCAGCAACAAGTACCAGAGATCTTGCGTCGTTTTTTTGGTAATCAAGTCATAATTCCGCAGCAGCAAGTTCCACAAGAAAAGACTGCCTATGGCAGTGCATTTTTTATCAGTAAAGATGGTTATTTGTTGACGAATCATCATGTGGTCGAAAATGCTTCAAAAGTCACGATCATGATGAATGATCGTCGTGAGCTAGATGCAACGGTGATTGGTAGTGATGAACGTACCGATGTGGCATTGCTCAAAGTCAAAGGTACTCAATTTCCTGCATTAACAACGGGGAATGTGGATCAACTGAAAGTCGGTGAGCCTGTATTGGCCATCGGTTCGCCGTTTGGCTTTGATTATTCAGCTTCGGCTGGGATTGTCAGCGCCAAAATGCGGAATATGATGGGTGAAACATCGGTTCCATTTATTCAAACGGATGTTGCCTTAAACCCTGGTAACTCAGGTGGGCCATTATTTAATCAGCGTGGTGAAGTGGTTGGGGTCAACTCGCGTATTTTTAGTGGAACAGGTGGTTATATGGGCTTGTCTTTCTCCATCCCAATTGATGTTGCTATGGATATTGCCGACCAGTTGAAGAAGAATGGCAAAGTAACGCGTTCTTATCTGGGCGTCATGATGCAGGATATTGATCGTAACTTGGCAGAATCTTACAATTTACCAAAACCTGAAGGTGCCTTAATTACAGATGTAACACCAAATTCACCCGCAGCAAAAGCAGGTCTGAAAGCGGGTGATATTGTGCTGAAGTACAATGGTGCAGCGATTTCACGCACTTCAGAACTACTCAATTATTTAAACCGTTCTGTACCGAATCAAACCATTCAACTTGAAATATTGCGTGATGATAAAACCCGTAACATTTCTGCAACCTTAACCACAGCACCAGATGATACGCCTGCCAAAGCTGAGCAAGATGCAGAAAATGCTGGCCCAAAAATTGGGGTGGCAATTCGTGATTTATCGCCATCTGAATTAGCACAACTAAACATTAAAGGTGGCGTATTGATTCAAGATGTTATGCGTGGTGGGGTGGCATTTCAAGCACGGATTTTACCAGGTGATGTTATTACCCAATTGAACAATACAAGCATCAATAATTCGAAAGAGTTCATCAAAACAGTTTCGGGTTTAAAGAAAGATAGCATTGTGCGTGTTTCACTGATTCGTGAAGGACAGCGAGCTATTTTAGGGATGCGTATTTAA
- a CDS encoding acyl-CoA thioesterase produces the protein MSAIFDLNLMVRPEHIDVLGHVNNVVYVQWMQDVATAHIDQLGLGIQQYLELKHAMVAVEHHVQYRKAALLDDPIVLRTWLSDINSMYLFRQYVFYRPADQAVLFMGQTKWACVEIATGRPKRISPTFSQAYQPLNDQINPLDFTHSYTV, from the coding sequence ATGAGCGCGATTTTTGATTTAAATTTGATGGTAAGGCCAGAACATATTGATGTTTTGGGGCATGTGAATAATGTGGTTTATGTACAGTGGATGCAGGACGTTGCAACAGCACATATTGATCAGTTAGGTTTAGGCATTCAACAGTATTTAGAACTGAAACATGCCATGGTCGCAGTCGAGCATCATGTCCAATATCGAAAAGCAGCCTTATTAGACGACCCAATTGTGTTACGTACATGGCTAAGTGACATCAATAGTATGTATTTATTTCGTCAGTATGTTTTTTACCGACCAGCCGATCAAGCTGTGCTATTTATGGGGCAGACCAAATGGGCATGTGTGGAAATTGCAACAGGAAGACCTAAACGTATTTCACCGACATTTTCGCAAGCGTATCAACCTTTAAATGATCAGATTAATCCATTAGATTTTACGCATAGTTACACAGTTTAA
- the lepA gene encoding translation elongation factor 4 yields MAQAKKSVDINNIRNFSIIAHIDHGKSTLADRFIQMCGGLQDREMQAQVLDSMELERERGITIKAASVTLYYTHPNGQEYQLNFIDTPGHVDFSYEVSRSLAACEGALLVVDAAQGVEAQSVANCYTAIEQGLEVLPILNKIDLPQAEPERVIHEIEEIIGIEATDAPTCSAKTGLGVEGVLERLVDVIPAPVGDREAPLQALIIDSWFDNYLGVVSLVRIKQGRIRKGDKMLVKSTGQTHPVTSVGVFNPKHTETDILEAGEVGFVIAGIKDIFGAPVGDTITLAATPDVKTLPGFKKVKPQVYAGLFPIDASDFEPFREALQKLQINDSALFFEPESSDALGFGFRCGFLGMLHMEIVQERLEREYDLDLISSAPTVIYEALTKKGETIYIDSPSKMPDGSTVEDLREPIAECHILVPQEYLGNVMTLCIERRGVQKDMKFLGNQVSITFEIPMAEVVMDFFDKLKSCSRGFASLDYNFVRFESSALVKVDVLINGDKVDALAMICHRNDARHRGIALVEKMKDLIPRQMYDVAIQAAIGAQIIARSTVKAMRKNVLAKCYGGDVSRKKKLLSKQKEGKKRMKQVGSVEIPQEAFLAVLKVER; encoded by the coding sequence ATGGCGCAAGCTAAAAAATCCGTGGATATCAATAATATCCGAAATTTTTCGATTATTGCTCACATTGACCATGGTAAGTCGACTTTGGCTGACCGTTTTATTCAAATGTGTGGTGGTTTACAAGATCGTGAAATGCAAGCCCAAGTTTTGGACTCAATGGAGTTAGAACGCGAACGTGGGATTACCATTAAAGCGGCGTCTGTAACCTTGTATTACACGCATCCAAATGGGCAAGAATATCAATTGAACTTCATTGATACGCCTGGACACGTAGACTTTTCTTATGAAGTTTCTCGTTCTTTAGCAGCTTGTGAAGGCGCGCTATTGGTTGTAGATGCTGCACAAGGTGTTGAAGCACAATCGGTTGCAAACTGTTATACCGCAATTGAGCAAGGTCTCGAAGTTCTTCCTATTTTAAATAAAATTGATTTACCACAGGCTGAACCTGAACGTGTAATTCATGAAATTGAAGAAATTATTGGCATTGAAGCAACAGATGCTCCAACTTGTTCTGCAAAAACTGGTTTGGGTGTCGAGGGTGTACTTGAGCGCTTAGTCGATGTCATTCCAGCACCTGTGGGTGATCGTGAAGCACCGTTACAAGCCTTAATTATTGACTCTTGGTTCGATAACTATTTAGGTGTTGTATCCTTAGTTCGTATTAAACAAGGTCGTATCCGTAAGGGCGACAAAATGTTGGTTAAATCGACAGGACAAACTCATCCAGTCACTTCAGTGGGGGTATTTAATCCTAAGCACACTGAAACAGATATTCTTGAAGCTGGTGAAGTAGGTTTTGTGATTGCAGGGATTAAAGATATTTTCGGTGCACCCGTAGGTGACACTATTACCCTTGCTGCTACACCTGATGTTAAAACCTTACCTGGTTTTAAAAAGGTTAAACCACAGGTTTATGCAGGTCTTTTCCCGATTGATGCGAGTGATTTTGAGCCATTCCGTGAAGCACTACAAAAATTGCAAATCAATGACTCAGCTTTATTCTTTGAACCAGAAAGTTCAGATGCATTAGGTTTTGGTTTCCGTTGTGGCTTCTTGGGAATGCTACACATGGAGATTGTACAAGAGCGTTTAGAGCGTGAGTATGATCTTGACCTCATTAGTTCTGCACCTACCGTAATTTATGAAGCATTAACCAAGAAGGGTGAAACGATTTATATCGATAGTCCATCAAAAATGCCAGATGGATCTACTGTAGAAGATTTGCGTGAACCGATTGCAGAATGTCATATCCTTGTTCCTCAAGAGTACTTAGGCAATGTAATGACCCTATGTATTGAACGCCGTGGTGTTCAAAAAGATATGAAATTCTTGGGGAACCAAGTTTCGATTACCTTTGAAATTCCAATGGCCGAAGTCGTTATGGATTTCTTTGATAAATTGAAATCATGCTCTCGTGGTTTTGCATCGCTAGACTATAACTTTGTGCGTTTCGAAAGTTCAGCTTTAGTTAAGGTTGATGTATTAATTAATGGTGACAAGGTTGATGCCTTGGCTATGATTTGTCACCGTAATGACGCGCGTCATCGTGGTATTGCATTGGTTGAGAAAATGAAAGATTTGATTCCTCGCCAAATGTACGACGTGGCTATTCAAGCAGCTATCGGTGCGCAGATTATTGCTCGTTCTACTGTAAAAGCGATGCGTAAAAACGTATTGGCTAAATGTTATGGCGGTGACGTTTCACGTAAGAAGAAACTTCTTTCTAAACAGAAGGAAGGTAAGAAACGTATGAAACAAGTGGGTAGTGTAGAAATCCCGCAAGAAGCGTTCTTGGCTGTATTGAAAGTAGAAAGATAA
- the lepB gene encoding signal peptidase I: protein MDFDFNLILVPATLIFFLVWLLDKFVFKQRQTKGRGNENFIITWAYDFWPVLAVVLVLRSFLYEPFNIPSDSMVPTLETGDFILVNKFDYGVRLPIVNKKILDVGEPERGDVMVFRYPPQPTISYIKRVVGLPGDHIIYDHGQLTINGQKVAKVPVEFSREKDALDTPTSIYHKETLGEHTFTMRELEGVNVARQAPFINYIENGKYSTENGLYWEVKVPKGHYFAMGDNRDQSADSRFWGFVPEENLTGRAFYVWMHKEPGFKLPSFSRNGKID from the coding sequence ATGGATTTTGATTTTAATTTAATACTCGTGCCTGCCACGCTGATTTTTTTCTTGGTGTGGTTGTTGGATAAGTTTGTATTTAAGCAAAGACAAACCAAGGGTAGGGGTAATGAAAACTTCATTATTACATGGGCTTACGATTTCTGGCCTGTACTGGCAGTGGTTTTGGTTTTACGCTCATTCTTATATGAACCATTTAATATTCCGTCAGATTCTATGGTGCCGACTTTAGAAACTGGTGACTTTATTCTGGTGAATAAATTTGACTACGGTGTACGCTTACCAATTGTGAATAAGAAAATTCTCGATGTGGGTGAGCCAGAACGTGGTGATGTCATGGTTTTTCGTTATCCACCACAACCGACGATAAGCTATATCAAGCGTGTTGTCGGTTTGCCAGGTGACCATATTATTTATGATCATGGTCAGTTAACGATTAATGGGCAAAAAGTTGCGAAAGTTCCAGTTGAGTTCAGTCGTGAGAAAGATGCCTTGGATACACCGACCTCAATTTATCATAAGGAAACTTTGGGTGAGCACACCTTTACTATGCGTGAGTTGGAAGGGGTGAACGTTGCTCGTCAAGCGCCATTTATTAATTATATTGAAAATGGTAAATACTCAACTGAAAATGGTTTATATTGGGAAGTAAAAGTTCCTAAAGGGCACTACTTTGCGATGGGGGATAATCGTGATCAAAGTGCTGACAGTCGTTTTTGGGGATTTGTACCTGAAGAGAACTTAACTGGGCGAGCATTTTATGTTTGGATGCATAAAGAGCCTGGCTTTAAACTGCCGTCATTTAGCCGTAACGGCAAAATTGATTAA
- a CDS encoding DUF4845 domain-containing protein, whose protein sequence is MRRNQKGASYIGILIAVIGFAFLAKVAIAVWGSYWDDRVIDSQITELLQSSPVDISPSKFSSQMGQRLDMNNVRDIKFEDIAQVTNVDGLQVKKSYEVRKPFLLNIDLVLKFEKSFDQRSAQTK, encoded by the coding sequence ATGCGTCGAAATCAAAAGGGTGCATCATATATTGGTATTTTAATTGCAGTTATTGGCTTTGCTTTTTTGGCAAAAGTTGCAATTGCAGTTTGGGGATCCTATTGGGATGATCGCGTGATTGATAGTCAGATTACAGAGTTATTGCAAAGTAGTCCTGTCGATATCAGTCCATCGAAATTCTCAAGTCAAATGGGGCAGCGTTTAGATATGAATAATGTTCGCGATATTAAATTCGAAGACATTGCTCAAGTGACAAATGTTGATGGTTTACAAGTGAAAAAGAGTTACGAGGTAAGAAAGCCTTTCTTACTGAATATTGATTTAGTGTTAAAGTTTGAGAAAAGTTTTGATCAAAGGTCAGCCCAAACTAAGTGA